In Ruminococcaceae bacterium BL-6, a genomic segment contains:
- the glmS gene encoding Glutamine--fructose-6-phosphate aminotransferase [isomerizing]: MCGIVGYIGDEQAAPILLDGLKKLEYRGYDSAGVAVYNGRSLEVVKAKGRLKVLSGLLDGGKKPAGTVGIGHTRWATHGKPSDVNSHPQVSDSGKFAVVHNGIIENYLEIKETLLKKGVSFVSETDTEVIAQMLEYYYRGDVLDAVIRVLRKVEGSYALGIICADDPERIYAVRKDSPLIVGLGNGENFIASDIPAILSKTRNIYRLKDNEIVELSRQGVRVFNLDKELVPKEPVHIDWDVSAAEKCGYEHFMFKEIMEQPKALRDTISPRIRNGRIVLDKITLTEQQLRQYRRIVIVACGSAYHVGMIGKYVLEKLTRIPVEVDVASEFRYRQPIVDDKVLVLIISQSGETADTLAALREAKRLGARVISIVNVVGSSIANDSDDVIYTWAGPEIAVATTKAYSTQLAVIDLLAIYMADLLGTISPQEYDDYLKELQALPGKAEETLKNKEGIQYFASKYFNAKDIFFIGRNLDYAISLEGSLKLKEISYIHSEAYAAGELKHGTISLIEDGTLVVAVATHRELFDKMRNNITEVKARGAVVLCLTTQDNQEFKNDTDFTFFIPSACDIMLPSLAVIPLQLFAYYVAAMKGCDIDKPRNLAKSVTVE; this comes from the coding sequence ATGTGTGGGATAGTTGGTTATATCGGCGACGAGCAGGCTGCGCCGATTTTGCTGGATGGGCTGAAAAAGCTGGAATACCGCGGATATGATTCCGCGGGCGTCGCGGTCTATAACGGCCGTTCTCTGGAGGTCGTCAAGGCGAAGGGCAGGCTGAAGGTGCTCAGCGGCCTGCTGGATGGCGGGAAAAAGCCCGCCGGCACGGTCGGGATCGGCCATACGCGCTGGGCCACCCACGGAAAGCCATCCGACGTCAATTCCCATCCGCAGGTCAGCGATTCCGGAAAATTCGCGGTCGTCCACAACGGGATCATCGAGAATTATCTGGAGATCAAAGAGACTTTGCTGAAAAAAGGGGTCTCCTTCGTTTCCGAAACGGATACCGAGGTGATCGCCCAGATGCTGGAATATTACTACCGCGGCGACGTTCTCGACGCCGTCATCCGCGTGCTGCGCAAGGTGGAGGGGTCTTACGCCCTCGGCATCATCTGTGCCGACGATCCCGAACGGATCTACGCGGTGCGCAAGGACAGCCCGCTGATCGTCGGCCTCGGGAACGGCGAAAACTTCATCGCTTCAGATATTCCGGCGATTCTGAGCAAAACGCGCAATATTTACCGCCTGAAGGACAACGAGATCGTCGAGCTGAGCCGGCAGGGCGTGCGGGTGTTCAACCTCGATAAGGAACTGGTTCCGAAGGAGCCCGTCCATATCGACTGGGACGTTTCCGCCGCGGAAAAATGCGGGTACGAGCACTTCATGTTCAAGGAGATCATGGAGCAGCCCAAGGCGCTGCGCGACACGATCTCCCCCCGCATCAGGAACGGCAGGATCGTGCTCGACAAGATCACGCTGACCGAGCAGCAGCTCCGGCAGTACCGCCGCATCGTCATCGTCGCGTGCGGCTCGGCCTACCATGTGGGCATGATCGGGAAATATGTTCTCGAAAAGCTTACCCGCATCCCCGTGGAGGTGGATGTCGCTTCCGAATTCCGTTACCGCCAGCCGATCGTCGACGACAAGGTGCTGGTGCTGATCATCAGCCAGTCCGGCGAGACGGCGGACACCCTCGCGGCTCTGCGGGAAGCCAAGCGGCTCGGCGCGCGCGTGATTTCCATCGTCAACGTGGTGGGCAGCTCCATCGCGAACGATTCGGACGACGTGATCTACACGTGGGCCGGGCCGGAGATCGCGGTCGCGACGACCAAGGCGTACAGCACGCAGCTTGCGGTGATTGATCTGCTCGCCATCTATATGGCGGACCTGCTCGGCACCATCTCCCCGCAGGAATACGACGATTACCTCAAAGAGCTGCAGGCGCTGCCCGGGAAAGCGGAGGAAACGCTGAAGAACAAAGAGGGGATTCAGTATTTCGCCTCCAAATATTTCAACGCGAAGGATATTTTCTTCATCGGGAGGAATCTGGACTACGCGATTTCGCTCGAAGGCTCGCTGAAGCTGAAGGAGATTTCCTATATCCATTCCGAAGCCTATGCCGCCGGGGAGCTGAAGCACGGAACCATCTCGCTGATCGAGGACGGCACGCTGGTGGTGGCGGTCGCGACGCACCGGGAGCTGTTCGACAAGATGCGCAACAACATCACCGAGGTAAAGGCGCGCGGCGCCGTTGTGCTGTGCCTGACGACGCAGGACAATCAGGAATTCAAAAACGATACGGATTTTACTTTCTTCATTCCTTCGGCCTGCGATATCATGCTGCCTTCGCTCGCGGTGATCCCGCTGCAGCTTTTCGCCTATTACGTCGCCGCCATGAAGGGCTGCGATATCGACAAACCCCGGAATCTTGCAAAATCCGTGACGGTGGAATAA
- the purA gene encoding Adenylosuccinate synthetase: MVKAIVGANWGDEGKGKITDVLAAQSDVVVRFQGGRNAGHTIVNQYGKFALHQLPSGVFNGRVTNIIGNGVALNVESFVEELKSLRDRGVPEPKILVSDRVQVVMPYQIEMDSMEEARLSSKSFGSTKSGIAPFYSDKFAKIGFQVCELYDDEASLKEKIGHVLDLKNVMYEHLYHRPALKVDDIYQKLMEYRELIAPYVADTFDFLHHAVKDGKTILLEGQLGALKDPDFGIYPMVTSSSTLAGYGTVGAGVPPYEIKEIIAVVKAYSSAVGAGEFVSEIFGAEADEMRRRGGDGGEFGALTGRPRRMGWLDLVASRYGCRVQGATSVAFTVVDALGYLKEIPVCVAYELDGKRIDSFPPTAKLKRCKPILKTMPGWQCDIRGITRYEDLPENARRYIEFAEEQIGVPVRIISNGPKREDIIYR, translated from the coding sequence ATGGTAAAAGCGATTGTAGGCGCCAACTGGGGCGATGAGGGAAAAGGGAAAATCACGGACGTTCTGGCGGCGCAGTCCGACGTTGTCGTCCGCTTTCAGGGCGGCAGGAACGCCGGCCATACGATTGTCAATCAATACGGCAAGTTCGCGCTGCATCAGCTTCCGTCCGGCGTGTTTAACGGCCGTGTCACCAATATCATCGGCAACGGCGTCGCGCTGAATGTGGAAAGCTTTGTCGAGGAGCTGAAGTCCCTGCGGGACCGCGGCGTTCCGGAGCCGAAGATTCTGGTTTCGGACCGCGTTCAGGTCGTGATGCCCTACCAGATCGAGATGGATTCCATGGAGGAGGCGCGGCTTTCCTCAAAATCCTTCGGCTCCACAAAATCCGGCATCGCGCCGTTTTATTCGGATAAATTTGCGAAGATCGGGTTTCAGGTCTGCGAGCTGTACGACGACGAAGCGAGCCTGAAAGAAAAGATCGGGCATGTTCTCGACCTGAAGAACGTGATGTACGAGCACCTGTACCATCGGCCCGCGCTGAAGGTGGATGACATCTATCAAAAGCTGATGGAATACCGCGAGCTGATCGCGCCGTATGTCGCGGACACCTTCGACTTCCTGCACCATGCGGTGAAGGATGGAAAGACGATCCTGCTGGAAGGCCAGCTCGGCGCTTTGAAAGACCCTGATTTCGGCATCTATCCGATGGTGACCTCATCCTCCACGCTGGCGGGGTACGGAACCGTCGGCGCGGGGGTTCCGCCGTACGAGATCAAAGAGATCATCGCGGTGGTGAAGGCGTATTCCAGCGCCGTCGGCGCGGGCGAATTCGTCAGCGAGATCTTCGGCGCGGAAGCCGACGAGATGCGCAGGCGCGGCGGCGACGGCGGAGAATTCGGCGCCCTCACCGGGCGGCCCCGCAGAATGGGCTGGCTCGACCTGGTCGCCTCCCGCTACGGCTGCCGGGTGCAGGGCGCGACGAGCGTCGCCTTCACGGTCGTCGACGCTCTGGGGTACCTCAAGGAGATCCCGGTCTGCGTCGCGTACGAGCTGGACGGAAAGAGGATCGATTCCTTCCCGCCCACCGCAAAGCTGAAGCGCTGCAAGCCCATCCTGAAAACGATGCCCGGCTGGCAGTGCGATATCCGCGGGATCACCCGGTACGAGGACCTGCCGGAGAACGCGCGCCGCTATATCGAGTTTGCGGAGGAGCAGATCGGCGTGCCGGTCAGGATCATCTCAAACGGGCCGAAGCGTGAAGATATCATTTACCGGTAA
- a CDS encoding Adenylosuccinate lyase, with amino-acid sequence MKNAYESPLSSRYADQEMQFLFSPDKKFRTWRRLWIALAQAEKELGLPITQEQIDEMERHADDINYEVAEAREREVRHDVMAHVYAFGQQCPKARPIIHLGATSCYVGDNTDIIVMTEALRLVRAKLVGVIRVLAGFAMRYRGLPTLAFTHFQPAQPTTVGKRATLWIQDLIMDLEDVEDQLRKMKLLGSKGTTGTQASFLELFDGDYEKVRALDRKIAEKMGYQACFAVSGQTYSRKLDSRVLAVLSGIAQSAAKFSNDIRLLQHLKEVEEPFEKHQIGSSAMAYKRNPMRSERIASLARYVIVDSLNPAITAATQWFERTLDDSANKRLSIPEAFLAVDGILNLYANVADGLVVYPRVIAQHLKRELPFMATENIMMDAVKRGADRQQLHEHIRVHSMEASRVVKEQGGENDLLDRIAADPLFGVTRQELSDAVSPEKFTGCAPRQTEDFISGVVKPLLAEYHSIAVEKTEINL; translated from the coding sequence TTGAAGAACGCTTATGAGTCCCCGCTGTCGTCGCGCTACGCGGACCAAGAGATGCAGTTCCTGTTTTCTCCCGACAAGAAGTTCCGGACATGGCGGCGCCTGTGGATCGCTTTGGCGCAGGCCGAAAAGGAGCTTGGGCTTCCGATCACCCAGGAGCAGATCGACGAGATGGAGCGGCACGCCGACGACATCAATTACGAGGTGGCCGAGGCCCGGGAACGGGAGGTGCGGCACGACGTGATGGCCCACGTTTACGCGTTCGGCCAACAGTGCCCCAAGGCGCGCCCCATCATCCACCTGGGCGCCACCTCCTGTTATGTCGGCGACAACACCGACATCATTGTGATGACCGAGGCGCTCCGGCTCGTGCGCGCCAAGCTGGTCGGGGTGATCCGGGTGCTCGCCGGCTTCGCCATGCGCTACCGGGGCCTTCCGACGCTGGCATTCACGCATTTTCAGCCGGCGCAGCCCACCACGGTGGGGAAGCGCGCCACGCTCTGGATTCAGGATCTCATCATGGATCTGGAGGATGTGGAGGACCAGCTCAGGAAGATGAAGCTCCTCGGCTCGAAAGGGACGACCGGGACGCAGGCCAGCTTTCTCGAGCTGTTCGACGGGGACTACGAAAAGGTCCGCGCGCTCGACCGGAAAATCGCGGAGAAAATGGGGTATCAGGCCTGCTTCGCCGTTTCTGGGCAAACCTATTCCCGCAAGCTGGACAGCCGGGTTCTGGCGGTGCTGAGCGGGATCGCCCAGAGCGCGGCGAAATTTTCGAACGACATCCGCCTGCTCCAGCACCTGAAAGAGGTGGAGGAGCCGTTTGAAAAGCATCAGATCGGCTCCTCCGCGATGGCCTACAAGCGGAACCCGATGCGCAGCGAGCGGATCGCGTCGCTCGCCCGCTACGTCATCGTCGACAGCCTGAACCCCGCGATCACGGCAGCCACCCAATGGTTCGAGCGCACGCTGGACGATTCCGCCAACAAGCGCCTCAGTATTCCCGAGGCGTTCCTCGCCGTGGACGGGATCCTGAACCTGTACGCCAACGTCGCGGACGGCCTTGTCGTGTACCCCCGCGTGATCGCGCAGCATCTCAAGCGCGAGCTGCCGTTCATGGCGACGGAAAACATCATGATGGACGCCGTGAAGCGCGGCGCGGACCGCCAGCAGCTCCACGAGCACATCCGCGTCCATTCCATGGAGGCTTCCCGCGTCGTGAAAGAGCAGGGCGGCGAGAACGACCTGCTGGACCGCATCGCCGCGGACCCGCTCTTCGGCGTGACCCGGCAGGAGCTTTCCGACGCCGTCAGCCCGGAAAAGTTCACCGGATGCGCGCCCCGGCAGACCGAGGATTTCATTTCGGGGGTGGTAAAGCCGCTGCTTGCGGAATATCATTCCATAGCGGTGGAAAAAACGGAAATAAATCTTTAA
- a CDS encoding Exonuclease SbcC codes for MEKMKVSFNVDRELYAEYKKTMIDLRTTPTADLTRHIKKVVDEANGFKEKKDHMFTMNQLDNAFNDSVKIVNFKGGFDSFKFRKGFEEDTTISREEKEKILEYLKSKMKKDDEISTKIKEQIDKREFASDYYQNPYPKTSRGAYFPVVLKTFAGIMLIDLLQQIDSI; via the coding sequence ATGGAAAAAATGAAGGTGTCGTTCAATGTTGACAGGGAGCTATATGCTGAATACAAAAAAACGATGATTGACTTGAGAACAACCCCCACTGCCGATTTAACCAGACATATTAAGAAAGTAGTCGATGAAGCAAATGGATTCAAGGAGAAAAAGGATCACATGTTTACGATGAATCAGCTCGACAACGCTTTTAACGACAGCGTGAAGATCGTGAATTTTAAAGGCGGCTTTGATTCTTTTAAATTCCGAAAAGGATTTGAAGAAGATACCACGATCTCCAGGGAGGAAAAAGAAAAAATTCTGGAATACCTGAAAAGCAAAATGAAGAAGGATGATGAAATTTCCACAAAAATAAAGGAGCAGATTGACAAGCGGGAATTTGCAAGTGACTACTATCAAAATCCATATCCAAAGACATCCAGAGGGGCCTACTTCCCCGTTGTTTTAAAAACGTTTGCGGGGATTATGTTAATAGACTTGCTTCAGCAAATAGATAGTATTTAA
- the guaA gene encoding GMP synthetase (Evidence 2a : Function from experimental evidences in other organisms; PubMedId : 1312531, 21856856; Product type e : enzyme), with protein sequence MKNEAVLILDFGGQYSQLIARRVRDCHVYCEIRPYHTPLETIRGAGYRGIIFSGGPNSVYEKGAPGCPAGILALGIPILGICYGAQLIALGLGGKVKSSPVREYGKTKVRFDLSSELFQGTKEESICWMSHTDYVSEAPEGFSVTATSGACPVAAMENPEKGLYGLQFHPEVAHTEFGMEYLKNFLYRVCRCKGDWVMSSFAADAVARLKEEIGDKKVICALSGGVDSSVAAVLVHRAVGKNLTCIFVDHGLLRKDEGDEVERVFRRQFDVNLIRVDAKDRFLSRLAGVVEPEKKRKIIGEEFIRVFEEEAKKIGRVDYLCQGTIYPDVVESGTGDAAVIKSHHNVGGLPKDIGFTGIVEPLRSLFKDEVRRVGLELGIPEFLVWRQPFPGPGLAIRIMGEVTPGKLGILRDADAIFREEIARAGLDRKINQYFAVLTGIKSVGVMGDGRTYDNTIALRGVTTADFMTADWARIPYDVLSRISSRIINEVQNVNRVVYDITSKPPATIEWE encoded by the coding sequence ATGAAGAACGAGGCTGTTTTAATTCTTGATTTCGGCGGGCAGTACAGCCAGCTGATCGCGCGCCGGGTGCGCGACTGCCATGTGTACTGCGAGATCCGTCCCTACCATACCCCGCTGGAAACGATCCGCGGCGCGGGCTACAGGGGAATCATTTTTTCGGGCGGGCCGAACAGCGTCTATGAGAAAGGCGCGCCCGGATGCCCCGCCGGGATCCTTGCGCTCGGCATCCCAATCCTCGGCATCTGTTACGGCGCTCAGCTGATCGCTCTCGGCCTGGGAGGGAAGGTCAAAAGCTCCCCGGTGCGGGAATACGGGAAAACGAAGGTGCGGTTCGACCTTTCCTCTGAGCTGTTTCAGGGCACGAAGGAAGAAAGTATCTGCTGGATGAGCCACACGGATTACGTTTCGGAGGCGCCGGAGGGCTTTTCCGTCACCGCCACAAGCGGGGCGTGCCCCGTCGCCGCCATGGAAAACCCGGAAAAAGGGCTTTACGGCCTTCAGTTTCATCCGGAAGTGGCGCATACGGAATTCGGCATGGAGTATCTGAAAAACTTTCTGTACCGCGTCTGCCGCTGCAAAGGGGACTGGGTCATGTCCTCGTTTGCGGCGGATGCCGTCGCGCGCCTGAAGGAAGAGATCGGGGATAAAAAGGTGATCTGCGCGCTTTCCGGCGGCGTGGATTCCTCCGTCGCCGCCGTGCTGGTGCACCGGGCGGTCGGGAAGAACCTGACCTGTATTTTCGTCGACCACGGCCTGCTCCGCAAGGACGAGGGCGACGAGGTGGAGCGCGTGTTCCGCCGGCAGTTCGACGTGAACCTGATCCGCGTCGACGCGAAGGACCGCTTCCTGTCCCGCCTGGCCGGCGTCGTTGAGCCGGAGAAGAAGCGCAAGATCATCGGCGAGGAGTTTATCCGCGTCTTTGAGGAGGAAGCGAAGAAGATCGGCCGTGTGGATTATTTGTGCCAGGGCACGATCTATCCCGACGTGGTGGAGAGCGGGACCGGGGACGCCGCCGTGATCAAGAGCCACCACAACGTGGGCGGCCTGCCGAAGGACATCGGCTTTACGGGGATCGTGGAGCCGCTGCGCAGCCTGTTCAAGGATGAGGTCCGCCGCGTCGGCCTGGAGCTCGGGATTCCGGAGTTCCTTGTCTGGCGCCAGCCTTTCCCGGGCCCGGGCCTGGCCATCCGGATCATGGGGGAGGTCACGCCCGGAAAGCTCGGGATCCTGCGGGATGCGGACGCGATTTTCCGCGAGGAGATCGCGCGCGCCGGGCTGGACCGCAAAATCAACCAGTATTTCGCGGTGCTGACCGGCATCAAAAGCGTCGGCGTGATGGGCGACGGGCGCACATATGACAATACGATCGCCCTGCGCGGCGTGACCACCGCGGATTTCATGACCGCGGACTGGGCGCGGATTCCCTACGACGTGCTGTCGAGGATCTCCAGCCGCATCATCAACGAGGTCCAAAACGTCAACCGCGTCGTCTACGACATCACCTCCAAACCCCCGGCCACGATTGAGTGGGAATAA